In one Hypomesus transpacificus isolate Combined female chromosome 18, fHypTra1, whole genome shotgun sequence genomic region, the following are encoded:
- the dnase1l1l gene encoding deoxyribonuclease I-like 1-like, protein MRSPVLLMCFVGFCLWNIALSLKICAFNVQSFGEAKVNNKKVMGILIKILARCDLCLIQEVRDSKGKAIPTLVKELNRFDKSSYSYVESKRLGKKTYKEQYVYIYRKDLLQVQEHYHSPKLESKETNGTDIFSREPFIVRFHSPTTLVKDFVLVGQHTCPKTAMKEIDELYSVFKGIYKKWKTENVVILGDLNAGCSYITIKGWKAIRLRSDPKFRWLIGDEQDTTVRERTHCAYDRIVVHGREVLSGIVPESAQPFNFKEKFHLTEEEALEVSDHFPVEVDLKPNHRYMLRHEL, encoded by the exons ATGAGGTCGCCAGTACTTCTAATGTGTTTCGTAGGATTTTGTCTTTGGAACATTGCACTGTCGCTGAAAATTTGTGCCTTTAACGTTCAGAGTTTTGGGGAGGCAAAAGTCAATAACAAAAAGGTTATGGGAATTTTGATCAAG ATCCTGGCCCGCTGTGACCTATGCTTAATTCAAGAGGTGCGAGACTCCAAGGGTAAAGCCATACCTACACTGGTGAAGGAACTGAACAG ATTTGACAAATCTTCATATTCCTACGTAGAGAGTAAGAGACTGGGGAAGAAAACGTACAAGGAGCAATACGTCTACATTTACAG GAAGGATCTGCTGCAGGTGCAAGAACACTACCATTCTCCTAAACTGGAGAGCAAAGAAACCAATGGCACTGATATTTTCTCCAGGGAACCTTTTATTGTCCGATTTCACTCCCCCACTACCT TGGTGAAGGATTTTGTCCTGGTTGGCCAGCACACCTGTCCCAAAACAGCAATGAAAGAGATTGATGAACTCTACTCTGTCTTCAAGGGAATCTACAAGAAGTGGAAAACTGAG AATGTAGTGATTTTGGGAGACCTCAATGCCGGTTGCAGCTACATAACCATCAAGGGCTGGAAAGCTATCCGTCTGCGGAGCGATCCCAAGTTCCGTTGGTTGATCGGAGATGAGCAGGATACCACTGTGCGAGAGAGAACACACTGTGCTTATGACAG GATTGTTGTCCATGGGCGTGAGGTCCTCTCTGGCATCGTTCCGGAATCAGCTCAGCCCTTCAACTTCAAGGAGAAGTTCCATTTAACCGAGGAGGAG GCTCTGGAAGTCAGTGACCACTTCCCAGTAGAGGTTGACCTGAAGCCCAACCATCGCTATATGCTCCGACATGAACTCTAA
- the si:dkey-183p4.10 gene encoding uncharacterized protein si:dkey-183p4.10 isoform X1: MEENFADLLTGAFSDTSLPSFPEGELDFEPLHFDEYLPNRRLPALKEEDEEIGQTISMSVRDVLVTHELSLTEDNTNNTDEETDSTEDQEGAGGTERFGTGVRKTPVKHPRVKTVVAHKMEEEITDSGEDIEEDIGTETLCSPGSWSLVVRSEEAFWDREQEVIGIGVSEGQALALEGTEHPQVRNEQQGEIQNNDVTYFGRVSAHGRVKMTEHVCDVLENVERQREEEECSSDSDQEGSNFSTEPHQDTEQAVSILKQNAALVNDNNEDEKDRISVVVSEVPDVAMPDRDDLVVCSCVQQHIEDKTKSFSEEDHQEAGDRQDREQSDKATGDVGRSSGEVHVARELPNSLYDIPAERSIKTFEWSVEDESDSYKSSEDEDQNKTCEELPPGSTHQGLWKDKRAGDPLLHREGGKNSLPHSVDDQRIRETSSFCPTVTILPAEQCNAEVQQTGRLETDIHTRTNANEHGTIDDSFMFDDQYKNWGITEEEDDEDEESERNWEKEQERIDAFYKFYSDEEQENITETKTRRVQFCVDSLSQIFQYDADSSSSEVEEDLNPGKDCNLEDETQMIHNKKRSLSMLKFMLNMSLATLMGLAVFWWAKDQLHWLD, from the exons ATGGAAGAAAACTTTGCTGATTTGCTAACTGGTGCATTTTCAG ATACTTCCTTACCATCTTTCCCAGAGGGAGAATTAGACTTTGAGCCTTTGCATTTTGATGAGTACCTTCCTAATAGAAGATTGCCGGCACttaaagaggaggatgaggaaattGGCCAAACTATTTCTATGTCTGTGAGAGATGTACTGGTGACCCATGAGTTAAGTTTGACTGAAGATAACACAAACAACACTGACGAGGAGACAGACTCAACGGAAGACCAGGAAGGAGCAGGTGGAACAGAGAGGTTTGGCACAGGTGTAAGGAAAACACCAGTGAAGCACCCGCGAGTAAAGACAGTGGTTGCGCACAAAATGGAGGAAGAGATAACTGACTCTGGAGAAGACATAGAAGAGGATATAGGAACAGAAACCCTTTGTTCTCCTGGTAGTTGGTCTTTGGTTGTTCGTAGTGAAGAGGCATTTtgggacagagagcaggaggtcATAGGGATAGGAGTCTCTGAGGGCCAGGCGCTAGCCCTAGAGGGAACTGAACATCCTCAAGTTAGAAACGAGCAGCAAGGTGAAATTCAGAATAACGATGTGACCTATTTTGGGAGAGTCAGTGCACATGGCAGGGTGAAGATGACAGAACATGTGTGTGACGTGCTTGAGAatgtagagaggcagagggaggaagaagagtgCTCCTCAGATTCAGATCAAGAGGgttccaacttttcaactgaacCTCATCAAGATACTGAACAGGCAGTGAGCATACTCAAACAGAATGCCGCTCTGGTTAATGACAACAATGAAGATGAGAAAGACAGGATATCAGTGGTGGTTTCTGAGGTACCTGATGTAGCCATGCCAGATAGAGATGATCTTGTCGTCTGTAGTTGTGTGCAGCAGCACATAGAAGACAAAACAAAGAGTTTCTCTGAGGAGGACCATCAAGAGGCAGGTGACAGGCAGGACAGGGAACAGAGTGACAAAGCGACAGGGGATGTGGGCAGGAGCTCAGGGGAAGTACATGTTGCGCGAGAACTACCGAATTCTCTGTATGATATTCCCGCTGAAAGGAGCATTAAGACATTTGAATGGAGTGTTGAAGATGAGAGCGACAGTTACAAATCAAGTGAGGATGAGGACCAAAATAAGACTTGTGAAGAACTACCACCGGGCTCAACCCATCAAGGTCTTTGGAAAGACAAGAGAGCTGGGGATCCCCTACTTCATAGAGAGGGTGGCAAGAACAGCTTGCCCCACAGTGTTGATGACCAGCGTATTCGTGAGACATCATCTTTTTGCCCAACTGTGACCATTCTACCAGCAGAGCAGTGTAATGCAGAAGTCCAACAGACAGGGAGGTTGGAAACAGACATTCACACAAGAACAAACGCAAACGAACATGGCACTATAGACGACAGTTTCATGTTTGATGACCAGTACAAAAACTGGGGAAtcacagaggaggaagatgatgaggatgaagagagcgagagaaactgGGAGAAAGAACAAGAAAGAATTGATGCATTCTACAAGTTTTACAGTGATGAAGAGCAAGAAAACATCACag agacaaagacaagacGAGTTCAGTTCTGCGTAGATTCTTTGTCTCAAATCTTTCAATATGACGCTGACAG CAGTTCCTCAGAAGTGGAGGAGGATC
- the si:dkey-183p4.10 gene encoding uncharacterized protein si:dkey-183p4.10 isoform X2: MEENFADLLTGAFSDTSLPSFPEGELDFEPLHFDEYLPNRRLPALKEEDEEIGQTISMSVRDVLVTHELSLTEDNTNNTDEETDSTEDQEGAGGTERFGTGVRKTPVKHPRVKTVVAHKMEEEITDSGEDIEEDIGTETLCSPGSWSLVVRSEEAFWDREQEVIGIGVSEGQALALEGTEHPQVRNEQQGEIQNNDVTYFGRVSAHGRVKMTEHVCDVLENVERQREEEECSSDSDQEGSNFSTEPHQDTEQAVSILKQNAALVNDNNEDEKDRISVVVSEVPDVAMPDRDDLVVCSCVQQHIEDKTKSFSEEDHQEAGDRQDREQSDKATGDVGRSSGEVHVARELPNSLYDIPAERSIKTFEWSVEDESDSYKSSEDEDQNKTCEELPPGSTHQGLWKDKRAGDPLLHREGGKNSLPHSVDDQRIRETSSFCPTVTILPAEQCNAEVQQTGRLETDIHTRTNANEHGTIDDSFMFDDQYKNWGITEEEDDEDEESERNWEKEQERIDAFYKFYSDEEQENITETKTRRVQFCVDSLSQIFQYDADSSSEVEEDLNPGKDCNLEDETQMIHNKKRSLSMLKFMLNMSLATLMGLAVFWWAKDQLHWLD; the protein is encoded by the exons ATGGAAGAAAACTTTGCTGATTTGCTAACTGGTGCATTTTCAG ATACTTCCTTACCATCTTTCCCAGAGGGAGAATTAGACTTTGAGCCTTTGCATTTTGATGAGTACCTTCCTAATAGAAGATTGCCGGCACttaaagaggaggatgaggaaattGGCCAAACTATTTCTATGTCTGTGAGAGATGTACTGGTGACCCATGAGTTAAGTTTGACTGAAGATAACACAAACAACACTGACGAGGAGACAGACTCAACGGAAGACCAGGAAGGAGCAGGTGGAACAGAGAGGTTTGGCACAGGTGTAAGGAAAACACCAGTGAAGCACCCGCGAGTAAAGACAGTGGTTGCGCACAAAATGGAGGAAGAGATAACTGACTCTGGAGAAGACATAGAAGAGGATATAGGAACAGAAACCCTTTGTTCTCCTGGTAGTTGGTCTTTGGTTGTTCGTAGTGAAGAGGCATTTtgggacagagagcaggaggtcATAGGGATAGGAGTCTCTGAGGGCCAGGCGCTAGCCCTAGAGGGAACTGAACATCCTCAAGTTAGAAACGAGCAGCAAGGTGAAATTCAGAATAACGATGTGACCTATTTTGGGAGAGTCAGTGCACATGGCAGGGTGAAGATGACAGAACATGTGTGTGACGTGCTTGAGAatgtagagaggcagagggaggaagaagagtgCTCCTCAGATTCAGATCAAGAGGgttccaacttttcaactgaacCTCATCAAGATACTGAACAGGCAGTGAGCATACTCAAACAGAATGCCGCTCTGGTTAATGACAACAATGAAGATGAGAAAGACAGGATATCAGTGGTGGTTTCTGAGGTACCTGATGTAGCCATGCCAGATAGAGATGATCTTGTCGTCTGTAGTTGTGTGCAGCAGCACATAGAAGACAAAACAAAGAGTTTCTCTGAGGAGGACCATCAAGAGGCAGGTGACAGGCAGGACAGGGAACAGAGTGACAAAGCGACAGGGGATGTGGGCAGGAGCTCAGGGGAAGTACATGTTGCGCGAGAACTACCGAATTCTCTGTATGATATTCCCGCTGAAAGGAGCATTAAGACATTTGAATGGAGTGTTGAAGATGAGAGCGACAGTTACAAATCAAGTGAGGATGAGGACCAAAATAAGACTTGTGAAGAACTACCACCGGGCTCAACCCATCAAGGTCTTTGGAAAGACAAGAGAGCTGGGGATCCCCTACTTCATAGAGAGGGTGGCAAGAACAGCTTGCCCCACAGTGTTGATGACCAGCGTATTCGTGAGACATCATCTTTTTGCCCAACTGTGACCATTCTACCAGCAGAGCAGTGTAATGCAGAAGTCCAACAGACAGGGAGGTTGGAAACAGACATTCACACAAGAACAAACGCAAACGAACATGGCACTATAGACGACAGTTTCATGTTTGATGACCAGTACAAAAACTGGGGAAtcacagaggaggaagatgatgaggatgaagagagcgagagaaactgGGAGAAAGAACAAGAAAGAATTGATGCATTCTACAAGTTTTACAGTGATGAAGAGCAAGAAAACATCACag agacaaagacaagacGAGTTCAGTTCTGCGTAGATTCTTTGTCTCAAATCTTTCAATATGACGCTGACAG TTCCTCAGAAGTGGAGGAGGATC